A portion of the Microbispora sp. ZYX-F-249 genome contains these proteins:
- a CDS encoding DJ-1/PfpI family protein, with protein sequence MNIAIPLYPRFTALDAVGPYTVLAFAPGCTVTFVAAEPGPVLDDRGSLSLAATASYEDLPAPDVVVVPGGPGTIEALSDAELLGWIARAHERTRWTTSVCSGSFLLGAAGLLKGRRATTHWGWLAQLAGFGAEPVSERVVVDGKVVTAAGVSSGIDMALTLLAAMRDEETAQAVQLAIEYDPRPPFDAGSPKTAPAGLTDRAMALID encoded by the coding sequence ATGAACATCGCGATCCCCCTCTATCCCCGGTTCACCGCGCTCGACGCCGTCGGGCCGTACACCGTGCTGGCCTTCGCGCCGGGCTGTACGGTCACGTTCGTCGCGGCCGAGCCCGGGCCGGTGCTCGACGACCGGGGAAGCCTCAGCCTCGCGGCGACCGCGTCGTACGAGGACCTGCCCGCGCCGGACGTGGTCGTCGTGCCCGGGGGACCCGGGACGATCGAGGCGTTGTCCGACGCGGAGTTGCTGGGCTGGATCGCGCGGGCCCATGAGCGGACGCGGTGGACCACCTCGGTGTGCAGCGGCTCGTTCCTGCTGGGCGCGGCGGGGCTGCTGAAGGGCCGCAGGGCGACCACCCACTGGGGATGGCTCGCCCAGCTCGCCGGGTTCGGCGCCGAGCCGGTCAGCGAGCGCGTGGTGGTCGACGGCAAGGTCGTGACGGCGGCGGGCGTCTCGTCCGGGATCGACATGGCCCTGACCCTGCTGGCCGCGATGCGCGACGAGGAGACGGCGCAGGCCGTTCAGCTCGCGATCGAGTACGATCCGCGGCCGCCCTTCGACGCCGGCAGCCCGAAGACCGCCCCGGCGGGCCTGACCGACAGGGCCATGGCCCTCATCGATTGA
- a CDS encoding GlxA family transcriptional regulator, with product MQRRVVIVIFNGFQMFDLAGPADVFTTANLLVPEPGYRVEVTAVRAGAVPAQNGIATLAETPLGEVAGPIDTLMVVGGLSVPEHLRDRKLVAGVARLAAGARRVASVCNGGFLLAEAGLLGGRRATTHWLVAGEMADRYPDVEVDADPIYIRDGNVWTSAGVSSGVDLALALVADDHGHKVARDVARGLVVYLHRPGGQSQFSAPMRAAVPRAEPLREIQAFIDANPAEDLSVPALARRAGMSERHFSRVFTEQTGVSPGRYVERSRADAARRLLETTAHPLDRVAREAGLGVPETLYRVFRRHWRVSPGDYRRRFRSKEGSRS from the coding sequence ATGCAGCGACGCGTGGTCATCGTGATCTTCAATGGCTTCCAGATGTTCGATCTCGCCGGGCCGGCCGACGTCTTCACCACGGCGAACCTGCTCGTGCCCGAGCCCGGTTACCGGGTCGAGGTGACGGCCGTGCGCGCCGGTGCCGTACCCGCCCAGAACGGGATCGCGACCCTCGCGGAGACGCCGCTGGGCGAGGTCGCGGGGCCGATCGACACGCTGATGGTCGTGGGTGGGCTGTCGGTGCCGGAGCACCTGCGCGACCGGAAGCTGGTCGCGGGCGTCGCCCGGCTGGCGGCCGGGGCCCGGCGGGTCGCCTCGGTGTGCAACGGCGGCTTCCTCCTCGCGGAGGCGGGGCTGCTGGGCGGCAGGCGCGCGACCACCCACTGGCTGGTCGCGGGTGAGATGGCCGACCGCTATCCGGACGTCGAGGTGGACGCCGATCCCATCTACATCCGCGACGGGAACGTCTGGACCTCGGCCGGGGTCAGCTCGGGCGTCGACCTCGCGCTCGCGCTCGTGGCCGACGACCACGGTCACAAGGTCGCCCGCGACGTCGCCCGCGGGCTCGTGGTGTATCTGCACCGCCCGGGCGGGCAGAGCCAGTTCAGCGCCCCCATGCGGGCCGCCGTCCCCCGCGCCGAGCCGCTGCGGGAGATCCAGGCGTTCATCGACGCCAACCCCGCCGAGGACCTGAGCGTTCCCGCGCTCGCCCGGCGGGCGGGAATGAGCGAGCGGCACTTCTCCCGGGTCTTCACCGAGCAAACCGGGGTCTCACCCGGCAGGTACGTCGAACGCAGCAGGGCCGACGCGGCGCGGCGGCTGCTGGAGACCACCGCTCATCCCCTGGACCGGGTGGCCAGGGAGGCCGGGCTCGGCGTTCCCGAGACCCTCTACCGGGTCTTCCGCCGGCATTGGCGCGTCTCACCCGGCGACTACCGCCGCCGGTTCCGATCGAAGGAAGGCAGCAGATCATGA
- a CDS encoding YciI family protein — translation MLLINAGAADANGAGAEGSEGSEGSEGSEGDFQEWVNYDKAVRDAGIWVSGESLADLVTATTVRVGPDGQRSVVDGPFAETREVLGGFYVIDVPNLDVALDWAARCPGARGSGSVVVRPVADFGA, via the coding sequence ATGCTGTTGATCAACGCCGGTGCGGCCGACGCGAACGGCGCGGGCGCCGAGGGCTCCGAGGGCTCCGAGGGCTCCGAGGGCTCCGAGGGCGACTTCCAGGAATGGGTGAACTACGACAAGGCCGTACGGGACGCGGGAATCTGGGTCTCGGGTGAGTCGCTGGCGGACCTGGTGACCGCCACGACGGTCCGGGTCGGCCCGGACGGGCAGCGGTCCGTCGTCGACGGCCCGTTCGCGGAGACCCGTGAGGTCCTCGGCGGTTTCTACGTCATCGACGTCCCGAACCTGGACGTCGCGCTGGACTGGGCGGCCCGCTGCCCGGGGGCACGCGGCAGCGGTTCGGTCGTGGTGCGGCCGGTCGCCGACTTCGGGGCCTGA
- a CDS encoding RNA polymerase sigma factor — MREQASGTGRAVESVFREEHGRLLASLVQRFGDLDLAEEVASEAIEAALVHWPAQGVPVKPGAWLLTTARRKAVDRLRRDQTYAARLAVLQVEADRADPAPPADADADLPDERLQLFFTCAHPALPDEARGALMLRCLAGLTTPEVARAYLVPPATMAQRIVRAKKKIRAARIPFRVPGTDELPVRLPGVLQVLYSVFTEGYAASSGPDLQRPDLAEEAIRLARILRRLLPAEREVTGLLALMLLVHARREARTGPDGELVLLEDQDRGRWDRAMIEEGLALVPVALTGGPPGLYGVQAAIAALHDEAADLETTDWPQIVALYEVMLALDPSPVIALNRAAAVAMRDGPHAGLALLDELADEERLRGYHPYHAARADLLQRLGRLDEAAAAYRRALELAGTEPERAHLRRRLGATESPAPNGVMDT; from the coding sequence GTGCGGGAGCAGGCGTCCGGCACCGGCAGGGCGGTGGAGTCGGTGTTCCGGGAGGAACACGGGCGCCTGCTGGCCTCTCTCGTGCAGAGGTTCGGCGACCTGGACCTGGCCGAAGAGGTCGCCTCCGAGGCGATCGAGGCGGCACTGGTGCACTGGCCGGCGCAGGGCGTCCCCGTCAAACCCGGAGCCTGGCTCCTGACGACGGCCCGGCGCAAGGCTGTCGACCGGTTGCGCCGGGACCAGACCTATGCCGCCCGGCTCGCCGTGCTGCAGGTGGAGGCGGACCGGGCCGATCCCGCTCCGCCCGCGGACGCCGACGCCGATCTTCCCGACGAACGGCTGCAACTGTTCTTCACCTGCGCCCACCCGGCTCTGCCGGATGAGGCGCGCGGGGCTCTGATGCTGCGCTGCCTCGCCGGGTTGACCACCCCGGAGGTCGCGCGGGCGTATCTCGTCCCGCCGGCCACGATGGCCCAGCGGATCGTACGGGCGAAGAAGAAGATCCGTGCGGCCCGGATCCCGTTCAGGGTGCCCGGGACCGACGAGCTGCCGGTGCGTCTGCCGGGGGTGCTCCAGGTCCTGTACTCGGTCTTCACGGAGGGGTACGCGGCCAGTTCGGGGCCTGATCTGCAGCGGCCTGATCTCGCCGAGGAGGCCATCCGGCTGGCGCGGATCCTGCGGCGGCTGTTGCCCGCCGAGCGAGAGGTCACCGGGCTGCTGGCGCTGATGCTGCTGGTCCACGCCCGGCGCGAGGCCCGCACCGGCCCGGACGGAGAGCTCGTGCTGCTGGAGGACCAGGACCGCGGCCGCTGGGACCGCGCCATGATCGAGGAGGGCCTCGCGCTGGTGCCCGTCGCACTGACCGGCGGTCCGCCCGGGCTGTACGGAGTGCAGGCCGCGATCGCCGCTCTGCACGACGAGGCGGCAGATCTGGAGACCACCGATTGGCCCCAGATCGTGGCCCTTTACGAAGTAATGCTCGCACTGGACCCGTCACCCGTCATCGCGCTAAACCGGGCGGCGGCCGTGGCGATGCGCGACGGCCCGCACGCGGGCCTGGCATTGCTCGACGAACTGGCCGACGAGGAGCGGCTGCGCGGCTACCACCCGTACCACGCCGCCCGGGCGGACCTGCTGCAGCGCCTCGGACGACTCGACGAGGCCGCGGCGGCCTACCGCCGCGCCCTCGAGCTGGCCGGCACCGAACCCGAACGGGCCCACCTGCGACGCAGGCTCGGCGCAACCGAGTCGCCCGCCCCGAACGGCGTGATGGACACCTGA
- a CDS encoding VOC family protein, protein MTTDDALFSAIGRVVVLVDDADEALAFYRDVLGFAVLHDYVAGGYRFLHIGLPGQEGVGLWLMPITSARQRELVGRQTGGQPLLVLYTADLDVVAKRLREHGVRVWDEREDPDSRSLHFADLYGNVIVVAQLLAA, encoded by the coding sequence ATGACCACGGATGACGCTCTCTTCTCCGCGATCGGCCGGGTGGTGGTGCTCGTCGACGACGCCGACGAGGCGCTGGCCTTCTACCGCGACGTGCTCGGCTTCGCCGTCCTGCACGACTACGTGGCGGGCGGCTACCGCTTCCTGCACATCGGGCTGCCCGGACAGGAGGGAGTGGGGCTGTGGCTGATGCCGATCACCTCCGCGCGGCAGCGTGAGCTCGTGGGCAGGCAGACGGGCGGGCAGCCGCTGCTCGTCCTCTACACCGCCGATCTCGACGTGGTCGCCAAGCGGCTGCGCGAGCACGGCGTACGGGTCTGGGACGAGCGTGAGGACCCCGACAGCCGCTCGCTGCACTTCGCCGACCTCTACGGCAACGTCATCGTCGTGGCCCAGTTGCTCGCCGCCTGA
- a CDS encoding DUF6461 domain-containing protein, with protein MTTTDPLAPFQWLDVPESGGGGPLGVIFSVAFFRGLDPAEVVRRFSRGEDSGRESGFAELDDKVYEFVEDTDGGDGGGHVGVFQAGEWCVAIEPSGWMVTLHEVLPRLSRGCEVVAVTRHDYAADHGFEYAIDGTIVTCYRPRHPYERYGSDPDRLNGHMRELGMGLDTPEDEAAWDAAWEDNHGTALTRGFALAAKITGVPFTEDMLARPMLVGPIVDPFGDVHGA; from the coding sequence ATGACGACGACCGATCCCTTGGCCCCGTTCCAGTGGCTCGACGTGCCCGAGAGCGGGGGCGGCGGCCCGTTGGGCGTGATCTTCAGCGTGGCCTTCTTCCGCGGGCTCGACCCCGCGGAGGTCGTGCGCCGCTTCAGCCGAGGCGAGGACTCCGGCCGGGAGTCCGGCTTCGCCGAGCTCGACGACAAGGTGTACGAGTTCGTCGAGGACACGGACGGCGGAGACGGCGGCGGCCACGTGGGCGTCTTCCAGGCCGGCGAGTGGTGCGTGGCCATCGAGCCCTCCGGCTGGATGGTCACGCTCCACGAGGTGCTGCCCAGGCTGTCACGGGGCTGCGAGGTGGTGGCGGTCACCCGGCACGACTACGCCGCCGACCACGGCTTCGAGTACGCGATCGACGGCACGATCGTCACCTGCTATCGGCCGCGGCACCCGTACGAGCGCTACGGCTCCGACCCCGACCGGCTCAACGGCCACATGCGCGAGCTGGGGATGGGACTGGACACGCCGGAGGACGAGGCCGCGTGGGACGCCGCCTGGGAGGACAACCACGGCACCGCCCTGACGAGGGGGTTCGCCCTGGCGGCGAAGATCACCGGGGTGCCGTTCACGGAGGACATGCTCGCCCGCCCGATGCTCGTGGGGCCCATCGTGGACCCTTTCGGGGACGTCCACGGCGCATGA
- a CDS encoding ClpX C4-type zinc finger protein, whose product MSAPSVAEQDIRCSFCSKPKTAVAKMIAGAGVHICNECVGLCAEILAAQPVETPEISYTESMTVEQILEFLPRIAAVSAQVEDNLRVWVQRARDRGATWARIGAALGMTRQSAWERFSGEE is encoded by the coding sequence ATGTCCGCTCCTTCTGTGGCGGAACAGGACATCCGCTGCTCGTTCTGTTCCAAGCCGAAGACCGCCGTGGCCAAGATGATCGCCGGTGCCGGCGTCCACATCTGCAACGAGTGCGTCGGGCTCTGCGCCGAGATCCTGGCGGCTCAGCCCGTCGAGACGCCGGAGATCTCCTACACCGAGAGCATGACGGTCGAGCAGATCCTGGAGTTCCTGCCGCGGATCGCCGCGGTGAGCGCGCAGGTCGAGGACAACCTGCGGGTCTGGGTGCAGCGGGCGCGTGACCGCGGCGCCACCTGGGCCAGGATCGGCGCCGCGCTCGGCATGACCCGCCAGTCCGCCTGGGAGCGGTTCTCCGGCGAGGAGTGA
- a CDS encoding MFS transporter produces MSRIPRSRWLVLGVLSATMLMTVLDGSIVTVAMPAIQRDLGFAPAELSWTVNAYLIAYGGLLLLAGRLGDLVGRRAMFLAGNAVFAAASLLAGAASGPGMLIGARFLQGVGSAMASAVVLGILVTTFTDAGERAKAIGVFSFTGAAGASLGQVLGGVLTDTLGWNYIFLINVPIGVVTIALAVRALPADRGLGLSAGADALGALLVTAGLMLGIYGVVQIERFGPRSLWFGVVALVLLAAFAVRQATARTPLMPLRILRSRTVAGANLVQILTLGAMFAFQVVVALFMQQVLRYDALGTGLAMLPAALSIAIMSLFVSPRLSTRFGARAVLLGGLVLLIGAMAWLTRVPVDARYVTDLLPVMVLIMGGGLVLPALTSLGMSDARSDDAGLVSGVFNTTQQVGMAAGVALLSTLAATRTEGLLAGGAGEAVALTGGYRLAFTVSLALLISAFAVALVVLRRPRADVRQAAALQPERV; encoded by the coding sequence ATGTCGCGCATACCTCGATCCCGTTGGCTCGTGCTGGGCGTGCTGTCCGCCACGATGCTGATGACGGTTCTCGACGGCAGCATCGTGACCGTGGCCATGCCCGCCATCCAGCGGGATCTCGGCTTCGCGCCCGCCGAGCTGAGCTGGACCGTCAACGCCTACCTCATCGCGTACGGCGGCCTGCTCCTGCTGGCCGGCCGGCTGGGCGACCTGGTCGGCCGCCGGGCCATGTTCCTGGCGGGCAACGCCGTCTTCGCCGCCGCGTCCCTGCTGGCCGGAGCCGCCTCCGGGCCGGGGATGCTGATCGGCGCCCGGTTCCTCCAGGGGGTCGGCAGCGCCATGGCCTCGGCGGTCGTCCTCGGCATCCTGGTGACGACCTTCACCGACGCGGGGGAGCGGGCCAAGGCCATCGGCGTTTTCAGCTTCACCGGCGCCGCGGGAGCGTCGCTGGGCCAGGTCCTCGGCGGGGTGCTCACCGACACGCTGGGCTGGAACTACATCTTCCTGATCAACGTGCCGATCGGCGTCGTCACGATCGCGCTGGCGGTCCGGGCGCTGCCGGCCGATCGAGGGCTCGGCCTGTCGGCGGGCGCGGACGCCCTGGGCGCCCTGCTCGTCACCGCCGGTCTCATGCTGGGCATCTACGGTGTGGTCCAGATCGAGCGGTTCGGCCCGCGCTCCCTGTGGTTCGGCGTGGTGGCGCTCGTGCTGCTGGCCGCGTTCGCCGTCCGGCAGGCGACCGCCCGCACCCCGCTCATGCCGCTGCGGATCCTCCGCTCGCGCACCGTCGCCGGCGCCAACCTCGTGCAGATCCTGACGCTGGGCGCGATGTTCGCCTTCCAGGTCGTCGTCGCGCTGTTCATGCAGCAGGTGCTCCGGTATGACGCGCTCGGCACCGGCCTGGCCATGCTCCCGGCGGCGCTGTCCATCGCGATCATGTCGCTGTTCGTGTCCCCGCGGCTCAGCACCCGGTTCGGCGCGCGTGCCGTACTGCTGGGCGGCCTGGTGCTCCTGATCGGCGCGATGGCCTGGCTCACCCGCGTTCCCGTCGACGCCCGCTACGTGACCGACCTGCTCCCCGTGATGGTGCTCATCATGGGCGGGGGACTGGTGCTTCCGGCGCTGACCTCGCTCGGCATGTCCGACGCCCGCTCCGACGACGCCGGCCTGGTCTCGGGGGTGTTCAACACCACCCAGCAGGTCGGGATGGCCGCCGGCGTCGCCCTGCTGTCCACGCTGGCCGCCACCCGTACGGAGGGGCTGCTGGCGGGTGGGGCGGGCGAGGCGGTCGCGCTGACCGGCGGCTACCGCCTGGCCTTCACGGTCTCCCTCGCCCTGCTGATCTCCGCCTTCGCGGTGGCGCTCGTCGTCCTGCGGCGCCCCCGGGCCGACGTGCGGCAGGCCGCAGCGCTTCAGCCCGAGCGGGTCTGA
- a CDS encoding MarR family winged helix-turn-helix transcriptional regulator, with the protein MTAMAPSRNEPDLSFLLDHTSHVLRTRMAAALAEIGLTARMHCVLVHAMEEERTQIQLAELGDMDKTTMVVTLDALEEAGLAERRPSSTDRRARIVAVTEKGAEVAKRSQEIVDGVHRAALGSLPQEEAEVLLRALNRLVTGHLATPVEAPRPVRRARQRG; encoded by the coding sequence ATGACGGCCATGGCACCCTCGCGTAACGAGCCCGACCTGTCCTTCCTGCTCGATCACACCAGCCACGTGCTGCGTACGCGGATGGCGGCGGCCCTCGCCGAGATCGGCCTGACGGCGCGCATGCACTGCGTGCTCGTCCACGCGATGGAGGAGGAGCGTACGCAGATCCAGCTCGCCGAGCTCGGTGACATGGACAAGACCACGATGGTGGTCACCCTCGACGCCCTGGAGGAGGCAGGCCTCGCCGAGCGGCGCCCGTCCAGCACGGACCGGCGCGCCCGGATCGTCGCGGTCACCGAGAAGGGCGCGGAGGTGGCGAAGCGGAGCCAGGAGATCGTCGACGGGGTGCACCGGGCCGCTCTCGGGTCGCTGCCGCAGGAGGAGGCGGAGGTGCTCCTCCGGGCACTGAACCGCCTGGTCACTGGCCATCTGGCCACTCCTGTGGAGGCGCCCCGGCCGGTCCGGAGGGCGCGTCAACGCGGCTGA
- a CDS encoding 4-hydroxy-tetrahydrodipicolinate synthase family protein, whose amino-acid sequence MALSGVHVPLITPFGEDGEIAVDALEALAHAVLDDGASGLVALGTTAEVATLAEEERRAVIEICGRVCRERGATLTVGAGSADTRSTAEALRALKGEADAALVTVPAFVRPSEAGVLAHFTALAEQTPVPLIVYNIPYRTGQSVGAGTLRRLGELPMVAGVKHAVGGVDSDTIALLADPPADFAVLAGDDPFLSALLALGASGGILASAHLRTGDFAELVRAWHAGEVDHARSLGHRLSLMSAAMFAEPNPTVLKGVLHAQGRIPTAAVRLPLVPAGRASIEAALRAL is encoded by the coding sequence ATGGCTCTTTCCGGTGTTCATGTCCCTTTGATCACTCCGTTCGGCGAGGACGGCGAGATCGCTGTCGACGCGCTCGAAGCCCTGGCGCACGCCGTGCTCGACGACGGCGCGTCGGGGCTCGTCGCGCTCGGCACCACGGCGGAGGTCGCCACGCTGGCCGAGGAGGAACGGCGCGCGGTGATCGAGATCTGCGGCCGGGTCTGCCGCGAACGAGGCGCCACGCTCACGGTCGGCGCGGGGTCGGCCGACACGCGGAGCACGGCCGAGGCGCTGCGCGCTCTCAAGGGGGAGGCGGACGCGGCGCTGGTGACGGTCCCGGCGTTCGTCCGGCCGTCCGAGGCGGGCGTGCTCGCCCACTTCACCGCGCTGGCCGAGCAGACCCCGGTGCCGCTGATCGTCTACAACATCCCCTATCGAACCGGGCAGTCCGTGGGCGCGGGCACGCTGCGCCGGCTGGGTGAGCTGCCCATGGTGGCCGGGGTCAAGCACGCGGTCGGCGGCGTCGACTCTGACACGATCGCCCTGCTCGCCGACCCGCCGGCCGATTTCGCGGTGCTCGCCGGAGACGACCCGTTCCTGTCCGCGCTGCTCGCGCTGGGCGCCTCCGGCGGCATCCTCGCCTCCGCCCACCTGCGTACCGGCGATTTCGCGGAGCTCGTCCGGGCCTGGCACGCCGGGGAGGTGGACCATGCCCGCTCTCTCGGTCACCGGCTGTCGCTCATGTCGGCGGCCATGTTCGCCGAGCCCAACCCGACCGTCCTGAAGGGTGTCCTGCACGCCCAGGGCCGGATTCCCACCGCCGCCGTACGGCTCCCGCTCGTCCCGGCGGGTCGGGCGTCGATCGAGGCCGCCCTGCGCGCACTGTGA
- a CDS encoding LysR family transcriptional regulator: MLDVRRLRLLRELAHRGTIAAVAEALTFTPSAVSQQLAALEREAGVALLERTGRRVVLTPAGVALVRHAEAVLERLEQAAAELAAARSDLSGILRIGAFPTATRAILPSALAALARSHPGLAPMVDEVDPAEVAPRLRTGELDVALVHEYDFVPAEPDLALDAVPLLDEFMYLATPHTVGGEGDAATLLACRDVPWIASTPGTLCHAMTVRACQAAGFSPRVRHHIDDFATVLAMVAVGQGVALVPELGAADPPGGVTLTALSMRRRTRVAFRRGAGGHPAVVALIAALRSAVR; the protein is encoded by the coding sequence ATGCTCGACGTCCGCAGGCTCCGCCTGCTTCGTGAACTCGCCCACCGGGGCACGATCGCGGCGGTGGCCGAGGCGCTGACGTTCACTCCCTCGGCCGTCTCCCAGCAGCTCGCCGCGCTGGAACGCGAAGCGGGGGTCGCCCTGCTGGAGCGCACCGGACGGCGCGTCGTCCTCACCCCCGCCGGAGTGGCGCTGGTGCGGCACGCGGAGGCCGTGCTCGAACGGCTGGAGCAGGCGGCGGCGGAACTGGCCGCGGCCAGGAGCGATCTGTCCGGGATACTGCGGATCGGCGCCTTTCCCACGGCGACCCGCGCCATCCTCCCCTCGGCCCTGGCGGCGCTCGCGCGGAGCCACCCCGGCCTCGCGCCGATGGTGGACGAGGTCGATCCCGCCGAGGTCGCGCCCAGGCTGCGCACCGGCGAGCTCGACGTCGCCCTGGTCCACGAGTACGACTTCGTCCCGGCCGAGCCCGACCTCGCGCTGGACGCCGTCCCCCTCCTCGACGAGTTCATGTACCTGGCCACCCCGCACACCGTCGGCGGCGAGGGCGACGCGGCCACGCTCCTCGCCTGCCGCGACGTGCCCTGGATCGCCTCCACTCCCGGCACGCTCTGCCACGCGATGACCGTACGGGCCTGCCAGGCGGCGGGGTTCTCCCCCCGGGTACGTCACCACATCGACGACTTCGCCACGGTGCTGGCGATGGTCGCCGTCGGGCAGGGCGTGGCGCTCGTGCCGGAGCTGGGAGCCGCCGACCCGCCCGGAGGCGTCACGCTGACCGCGCTGTCCATGCGCCGCCGCACCCGCGTCGCCTTCCGCCGGGGCGCCGGCGGTCACCCCGCCGTCGTCGCCCTGATCGCGGCCCTGCGTTCGGCCGTCCGATAG
- a CDS encoding DMT family transporter, giving the protein MAGVGVLSFSGSFPATVFAMRGFDPYLVAIGRAAIAALAAVICLKAAGAPLLPPRAHLRSYVMIVLGVVVGFPLFSGLALDGGASTAHSAVVTGLLPAATAAFAVLRAGERPRPLFWAACAAGALSITVFTLTRGTGRFAGADLLLVLALLSAALGYTEGGRLARETPGWRVISYALVLAAPLTVPVTVVLAVTTPVEPSAVSLAGFAYVALVSMFLGFIPWYAGLAMGGIARAGQIQLAQPLLTLVWAWLLLNEEIGAATIVAALAVLVCVALTQAGRRRHSVGT; this is encoded by the coding sequence ATGGCCGGTGTGGGCGTGCTGTCGTTCTCGGGGTCGTTTCCCGCGACCGTGTTCGCGATGCGGGGGTTCGATCCGTACCTGGTCGCGATCGGGCGCGCGGCGATCGCGGCGCTCGCCGCCGTGATCTGCCTCAAGGCCGCCGGTGCGCCGCTCCTGCCGCCCCGCGCCCATCTGCGGTCGTACGTGATGATCGTGCTGGGCGTGGTCGTCGGCTTCCCGCTGTTCAGCGGTCTGGCCCTCGACGGCGGCGCGAGCACGGCCCACTCCGCCGTCGTCACCGGCCTCCTCCCGGCCGCCACCGCCGCCTTCGCGGTGCTGCGGGCGGGGGAGCGGCCGCGGCCCCTGTTCTGGGCGGCCTGCGCGGCGGGGGCGTTGTCGATCACCGTGTTCACCCTGACCCGGGGGACCGGCCGCTTCGCCGGGGCGGACCTGCTCCTCGTGCTCGCGCTGCTGTCGGCCGCCCTCGGCTACACAGAGGGCGGGCGCCTGGCGCGGGAGACGCCCGGCTGGCGGGTCATCTCGTACGCCCTGGTGCTGGCGGCCCCGCTCACCGTGCCCGTGACGGTGGTGCTGGCGGTCACCACCCCCGTGGAGCCCTCGGCCGTGTCGCTCGCCGGGTTCGCGTACGTCGCCCTGGTGTCGATGTTCCTCGGGTTCATCCCGTGGTACGCCGGGCTCGCGATGGGCGGGATCGCGCGTGCCGGGCAGATCCAGCTCGCGCAACCGCTGCTCACGCTGGTGTGGGCATGGCTGCTGCTCAACGAGGAGATCGGCGCCGCGACGATCGTGGCGGCTCTGGCCGTGCTCGTCTGCGTCGCCCTCACACAGGCCGGCCGCCGGCGGCACAGCGTGGGCACTTGA